In the Deinococcus depolymerans genome, one interval contains:
- a CDS encoding S1C family serine protease produces the protein MKGRGVGIVLVLVGLGLGATLLRDQVPVGGAQAPAAGAAADPVAAEAGARLQNEQNTIDVVGRFEPGLVFISTENEVMGQDPFGMFGGGTEVQRGVGSGFFVNDAGDILTNYHVVAGEAGAGAAQKISVRVMGQEQSVEARVIGLAPQYDLALIRPVGLDAKLIRPIPLGNSDALKVGQKAIAMGAPFGLDFSVTEGIVSSTARQIPIGFSGGGAGEGITQKAIQTDAAINPGNSGGPLLDSGGRVIGINTQIYSPSGQSTGVGQSAGVGFAIPVNTAKNLLPRLQAADGQEVRAPTLGVAAGLMVRGQQQTLAVGLSVLSSEGKRELGLPERGLVIGEVMPGTPAARAGLQGGTRTEAFRGGAIRLGGDVITAVNGKPVDALEDLQAGLIDRKEGDTVTLTVVRAGKSREVKVTLDETSFR, from the coding sequence ATGAAGGGTCGTGGTGTCGGGATCGTGCTGGTGCTGGTGGGACTGGGTCTGGGGGCGACGCTGCTGCGCGATCAGGTGCCAGTGGGTGGGGCGCAGGCTCCGGCCGCGGGTGCGGCGGCCGATCCGGTGGCGGCGGAGGCGGGCGCGCGGCTTCAGAACGAGCAGAACACCATCGACGTGGTCGGGCGGTTCGAGCCGGGGCTGGTGTTCATCAGTACCGAGAACGAGGTGATGGGGCAGGATCCGTTCGGGATGTTCGGGGGCGGCACGGAGGTCCAGCGCGGGGTGGGAAGTGGGTTCTTCGTGAACGACGCGGGGGACATCCTGACGAACTACCACGTGGTGGCCGGGGAGGCCGGGGCGGGCGCGGCGCAGAAGATCAGCGTGCGGGTCATGGGGCAGGAGCAGAGCGTGGAGGCGCGCGTGATCGGGCTGGCCCCGCAGTACGATCTGGCGTTGATCCGCCCGGTGGGCCTGGATGCCAAGCTGATCCGGCCGATTCCGCTGGGGAACAGCGACGCCCTGAAGGTGGGGCAGAAGGCGATTGCGATGGGCGCGCCGTTCGGGCTGGATTTCAGTGTGACCGAGGGCATCGTGAGCAGCACGGCGCGGCAGATTCCGATCGGGTTCTCGGGCGGCGGCGCGGGCGAGGGCATCACGCAAAAGGCGATTCAGACGGACGCAGCGATCAACCCGGGGAACAGCGGGGGGCCGCTGCTGGACAGCGGGGGGCGCGTGATCGGCATCAACACGCAGATCTACTCGCCCAGCGGGCAGAGTACCGGCGTGGGTCAGAGTGCCGGGGTGGGCTTCGCGATCCCCGTGAACACGGCCAAGAACCTGTTGCCGCGCCTGCAGGCAGCGGACGGGCAGGAGGTGCGCGCGCCGACGCTGGGCGTGGCGGCGGGCCTGATGGTGCGCGGGCAGCAGCAGACGCTGGCGGTGGGCCTGAGCGTGCTGTCGTCGGAGGGTAAACGGGAGCTGGGCCTGCCGGAGCGGGGACTGGTGATCGGGGAAGTCATGCCGGGCACGCCGGCCGCGCGGGCGGGCTTGCAGGGCGGCACGCGCACCGAGGCGTTCCGGGGCGGCGCGATCCGCCTGGGCGGGGACGTGATCACGGCCGTGAACGGCAAGCCGGTGGACGCCCTGGAGGACCTGCAGGCGGGCCTGATCGACCGCAAGGAGGGCGACACGGTGACGCTGACGGTCGTGCGGGCCGGGAAGTCGCGTGAGGTGAAGGTCACGCTGGATGAAACCTCGTTCCGCTGA
- a CDS encoding CCA tRNA nucleotidyltransferase: MKPRSAENAAQAQAVWAALRPEDRAWLLTVAAQAGPGGAALVGGAVRDALLGVTPLDLDVVIPDADVAALAAGTGLPFVFHPAFGNATVTLPDGRAADLVRARREVYPVPGGNPRPQPGSLTADLWRRDFSVNALALHLSPAGKPTLLDVTGGLQDLRVRVLRPLHPASLREDASRLVRGARLAARLNLGAAPELLSQVPDALDMAPRTPRLWAELKLLLHEPRPGRAAARLRAWGAASLLPDTALLDALDARRDAGATLSMNAYAAALLHAAPDPEALAARLDLGTRPAALLARALSDTFYPDGTPERELRALLRPHAHEPLTGKDVLALGVPPGRAVGEALAHLGSLRRAGQVRNPDEERAALKAFLATKAR; encoded by the coding sequence ATGAAACCTCGTTCCGCTGAGAACGCAGCGCAGGCGCAGGCCGTGTGGGCGGCGCTGCGTCCGGAGGACCGGGCGTGGCTGCTGACCGTGGCGGCGCAGGCGGGTCCGGGCGGCGCGGCGCTGGTGGGCGGCGCGGTGCGGGACGCGCTGCTGGGCGTGACGCCGCTGGACCTGGATGTGGTGATTCCCGACGCGGACGTGGCGGCCCTGGCGGCCGGGACGGGGTTGCCGTTCGTGTTCCACCCGGCGTTCGGGAACGCGACCGTGACCCTGCCGGACGGCCGCGCGGCGGATCTGGTGCGGGCGCGGCGGGAAGTCTACCCGGTGCCCGGCGGGAACCCGCGGCCGCAACCGGGCTCGCTGACCGCCGATCTGTGGCGGCGGGATTTCAGTGTGAACGCGCTGGCCCTGCACCTCTCCCCTGCCGGGAAGCCCACGCTGCTGGACGTGACGGGCGGCCTGCAGGACCTGCGCGTGCGGGTGCTGCGGCCCCTGCACCCGGCTTCGCTGCGTGAGGATGCCAGCCGGCTGGTGCGCGGGGCGAGGCTGGCCGCGCGGCTGAACCTGGGTGCCGCGCCGGAGCTGCTCTCGCAGGTGCCGGATGCGCTGGACATGGCCCCGCGCACCCCCCGGCTGTGGGCAGAACTGAAACTGCTGCTGCATGAGCCCCGCCCTGGACGGGCTGCCGCGCGGCTGCGTGCCTGGGGGGCCGCCTCGCTGCTGCCGGACACGGCGCTGCTGGACGCCCTGGACGCCCGCCGGGACGCGGGGGCGACCCTGTCCATGAACGCCTACGCGGCGGCGCTGCTGCACGCCGCGCCAGACCCGGAGGCGCTGGCGGCGCGACTGGACCTGGGCACCCGGCCCGCCGCGCTGCTGGCCCGCGCCCTGTCGGACACCTTCTACCCGGACGGCACGCCGGAGCGCGAGTTGCGTGCCCTGCTGCGCCCGCACGCGCACGAACCCCTGACCGGGAAGGACGTGCTGGCGCTGGGCGTCCCGCCGGGCCGGGCGGTGGGCGAGGCGCTGGCGCACCTGGGGTCGCTGCGCCGGGCCGGGCAGGTCCGCAACCCTGACGAGGAGCGCGCGGCGCTGAAAGCGTTCCTGGCGACGAAAGCCCGGTAG
- a CDS encoding site-2 protease family protein, producing the protein MGLISLLTSNPAAFVIIAAALVLSLAFHEFAHAYTADRLGDPTPRRYGRVTLNPIKHLDPFGTLLLLLVGFGFARPVPINPNNLGRWGTMWVAAAGPISNLLIAVVCALLLKVLPLTDLTYTILMTVLGINVVLAVFNLIPIPLLDGSRILGALVPSLGRALNQFEMMPYSFLIVMGFIYLFRPQIGQLIGTVQDWVIGFVGV; encoded by the coding sequence ATGGGTCTCATCTCTCTGCTGACCAGCAATCCCGCCGCGTTCGTGATCATCGCGGCGGCACTGGTCCTGTCCCTGGCCTTTCACGAGTTCGCGCACGCGTACACGGCGGACCGCCTGGGCGACCCGACGCCCCGCCGCTACGGGCGCGTGACCCTGAATCCCATCAAGCACCTCGATCCGTTCGGGACGCTGCTGCTGCTGCTGGTGGGCTTCGGGTTCGCGCGGCCCGTGCCGATCAACCCGAACAACCTGGGCCGCTGGGGCACCATGTGGGTGGCGGCAGCCGGGCCGATCAGTAACCTGCTGATCGCGGTGGTGTGCGCGCTGCTGCTCAAGGTGCTGCCCCTGACGGACCTGACGTACACGATCCTGATGACGGTGCTGGGCATCAACGTGGTGCTGGCGGTCTTCAACCTGATTCCGATTCCGCTGCTGGACGGCAGCCGCATTCTGGGGGCGCTGGTGCCGTCACTGGGCCGCGCCCTGAATCAGTTCGAGATGATGCCGTACTCGTTCCTGATCGTGATGGGCTTCATCTACCTGTTCCGCCCCCAGATCGGGCAGTTGATCGGCACGGTGCAGGACTGGGTGATCGGTTTCGTGGGCGTGTGA
- the trhA gene encoding PAQR family membrane homeostasis protein TrhA produces MRFLTAPREPVNALTHWAGVLAALIILGPLLWWAHARELALWPFTVFVISMTLLYAASASYHSFFPGERGMLWLRKLDHAGIFLLIAGSYTPIAYFGLPDPWQGVVLWVIWGIALSGITLKLVTMSLPRWVSTALYLGMGWLAVAFLPQLARHLPPAAIFWLAAGGVLYSIGAVIYGTKRWNPRPGVFGFHEIWHLFVLAGTAAHVVMMFNLR; encoded by the coding sequence ATGCGCTTCCTGACCGCCCCCCGCGAACCCGTCAACGCCCTGACCCACTGGGCCGGCGTCCTGGCGGCGCTGATCATCCTGGGACCGCTGCTGTGGTGGGCGCACGCCCGCGAACTGGCCCTGTGGCCGTTCACCGTATTCGTGATCAGCATGACCCTGCTGTACGCCGCCAGCGCCAGTTACCACTCGTTCTTTCCCGGCGAGCGCGGCATGCTGTGGCTACGCAAACTCGACCATGCCGGCATCTTCCTGCTGATCGCCGGCAGTTACACCCCGATTGCGTACTTCGGCCTGCCCGACCCCTGGCAGGGCGTGGTCCTGTGGGTCATCTGGGGCATCGCCCTGAGCGGCATCACCCTGAAACTCGTGACCATGAGCCTGCCCCGCTGGGTCAGCACTGCCCTGTACCTCGGCATGGGCTGGCTGGCCGTGGCGTTCCTGCCGCAACTGGCCCGCCACCTGCCACCCGCCGCCATCTTCTGGCTCGCGGCGGGCGGCGTGCTGTACTCCATCGGGGCCGTCATCTACGGCACGAAACGCTGGAACCCCCGCCCCGGCGTGTTCGGCTTCCACGAGATCTGGCACCTGTTCGTGCTGGCCGGCACCGCCGCGCACGTCGTCATGATGTTCAACCTGCGCTGA
- the guaB gene encoding IMP dehydrogenase, producing MSAPATPVPAAQGSDRFAYKFAQEGITFDDVLLQPRHSQVLPHEVNIKAQLTRRVRLNIPFLSAAMDTVTETNMAVAMAREGGIGVIHKNMPIDAQAEMIRKVKRSESGMIVDPITLPPHAPVADAERLMGEYRISGVPITDPNGKLLGIITNRDMRFIDDMHTPIGDVMTRENLITVPVGTTLEEAQEIFKQHRIEKLLVTDADHTLRGLITIKDLTKRVKYPRAAKDSLGRLRVAAAIGVGADLMDRAGALVQAGVDVLVLDSAHGHSQGILNALSRVKEAFDVDVIAGNVATRAGTRDLILAGADAVKVGIGPGSICTTRVVTGVGVPQITAIFEASAAAMEAGIPIIADGGIKQTGDVPKAIAAGANVVMMGSMLAGTDESPGESILRDGRRYKSYRGMGSMGAMDQGSADRYFQSGSRKFVPEGIEGIVAYKGTAGEVIYQFVGGLKSSMGYCGAPDLQTLRDEAQFVRITGASLVESHPHGVTITKEAPNYGGR from the coding sequence ATGAGTGCGCCCGCCACGCCCGTCCCCGCTGCCCAGGGCAGTGACCGTTTCGCCTACAAGTTCGCGCAGGAGGGCATCACCTTCGATGACGTGCTGCTGCAACCCCGGCACTCGCAGGTGCTGCCGCACGAGGTGAACATCAAGGCGCAGCTGACCCGCCGCGTCCGGCTGAACATCCCGTTCCTGTCGGCCGCGATGGACACCGTCACCGAGACGAACATGGCGGTCGCCATGGCCCGCGAGGGCGGCATCGGCGTCATTCACAAGAACATGCCCATCGACGCGCAGGCCGAGATGATCCGCAAGGTCAAACGCTCCGAGAGCGGCATGATCGTGGACCCCATCACGCTGCCCCCGCACGCGCCCGTGGCGGACGCCGAGCGCCTTATGGGCGAGTACCGCATCAGCGGCGTGCCCATCACCGACCCGAACGGGAAACTGCTGGGCATCATCACCAACCGCGACATGCGCTTCATCGACGACATGCACACGCCCATCGGGGACGTCATGACCCGCGAGAACCTGATCACCGTGCCGGTCGGCACCACCCTCGAAGAGGCGCAGGAGATCTTCAAGCAGCACCGCATCGAGAAACTGCTCGTCACGGACGCCGACCACACCCTGCGCGGCCTGATCACCATCAAGGACCTGACCAAACGCGTGAAGTACCCGCGCGCCGCCAAGGACAGCCTGGGCCGCCTGCGCGTCGCCGCCGCCATCGGCGTGGGCGCCGACCTGATGGACCGCGCCGGGGCGCTCGTGCAGGCCGGCGTGGACGTGCTGGTGCTCGACAGCGCCCACGGGCACAGCCAGGGCATCCTGAACGCCCTGAGCCGCGTGAAGGAAGCCTTCGACGTGGACGTGATCGCCGGGAACGTCGCCACGCGCGCCGGCACCCGCGACCTGATCCTGGCCGGCGCGGACGCCGTGAAGGTCGGCATCGGGCCGGGCAGCATCTGCACCACCCGCGTCGTGACCGGCGTGGGCGTCCCGCAGATCACCGCGATCTTCGAGGCCAGCGCCGCCGCCATGGAAGCCGGCATTCCGATCATCGCGGACGGCGGCATCAAGCAGACGGGCGACGTGCCCAAGGCCATCGCGGCCGGCGCGAACGTGGTCATGATGGGCAGCATGCTGGCCGGCACCGACGAGAGCCCCGGCGAGAGCATCCTGCGCGACGGCCGCCGCTACAAGAGCTACCGCGGCATGGGCAGCATGGGCGCCATGGACCAGGGCAGCGCCGACCGCTACTTCCAGAGCGGCAGCCGCAAGTTCGTGCCCGAAGGGATCGAGGGCATCGTGGCGTACAAGGGCACGGCGGGCGAGGTCATCTACCAGTTCGTGGGCGGCCTGAAAAGCTCGATGGGCTACTGCGGCGCGCCGGACCTTCAGACGCTGCGTGACGAGGCTCAGTTCGTGCGGATCACCGGGGCCAGCCTGGTGGAAAGCCACCCGCACGGCGTGACCATCACCAAGGAAGCCCCCAACTACGGCGGCCGCTGA
- a CDS encoding PQQ-binding-like beta-propeller repeat protein: protein MTLAGFTHATAQQTPTQTAPKVSVFKELRVISGVTVSAGGDLTFVGSDARVHRTDASGSEKWSYLTGDIGRAYPVVTPQGVTLAASYDDHLYALDPNGKLLWKVKFDGDIFATPALRADGSVIVATAGGTVHALDAQGKTLWTFKVGAPVFSSPAVAADGTIYFGAQNNRMHALTPDGRLKWTYAAGSLVFSSPAIGADGSVYFGSSDRRLHALSPDGQPRWTHLTNLFVNASPIVTSGGLVVVGSYDGNVYAVNVTGELEWTYKAGAGIAGTAAELSDGTVIVPDLSGTVHAIGKAGQGLWQIRTGKKIDLGVSVSDQGSVYFVTDGGGLNILQKQRPLAVAPWPTFHASPAAWGRVPSEAELQVQAQARRAAATAVLSAPKPVASVPAPQPVTPRPTPAPTTPRPTPTPSTPAPVTPAPSTPAPVTPAPVTPPPAPVVRTPAQLAQDAADRARSADGQVFLPLTEAAAALGLNVQNVTARTATLAVADRRLPVTVRLFGREAFVPLAALSDLPGTRARLNAGAVVLTRGDQDVRFPLSVAKLVPLQGKPEFLGPLQKS, encoded by the coding sequence ATGACACTGGCTGGATTCACCCACGCCACCGCCCAGCAGACCCCCACCCAGACTGCCCCGAAGGTCTCGGTCTTCAAGGAACTCCGCGTGATCTCCGGCGTGACCGTCAGCGCCGGCGGAGACCTGACCTTCGTCGGCTCGGACGCCCGCGTGCACCGCACCGACGCCAGCGGCAGCGAGAAATGGTCCTACCTGACCGGCGACATCGGGCGCGCCTACCCGGTCGTGACGCCGCAGGGCGTCACCCTCGCCGCGTCGTACGACGACCACCTGTACGCCCTGGACCCGAACGGCAAACTGCTCTGGAAGGTCAAATTCGACGGTGACATCTTCGCCACGCCCGCCCTGCGCGCCGACGGCAGCGTGATCGTCGCCACCGCCGGCGGCACCGTGCACGCCCTGGACGCCCAGGGGAAGACCCTGTGGACCTTCAAGGTCGGCGCGCCCGTGTTCAGCAGTCCGGCCGTCGCGGCCGACGGCACCATCTATTTCGGCGCGCAGAACAACCGCATGCACGCCCTCACCCCGGACGGCCGCCTGAAATGGACCTACGCGGCCGGATCGCTGGTGTTCAGCAGCCCCGCCATCGGCGCCGACGGCAGCGTGTACTTCGGGTCCAGCGACCGCCGCCTGCACGCCCTGAGCCCGGACGGTCAGCCCCGCTGGACGCACCTGACCAACCTGTTCGTGAACGCCAGTCCCATCGTGACCAGCGGCGGCCTGGTCGTGGTCGGCAGTTACGACGGCAACGTGTACGCCGTGAACGTGACCGGCGAACTCGAATGGACCTACAAGGCCGGGGCGGGCATCGCCGGAACCGCCGCCGAACTCAGCGACGGCACCGTGATCGTGCCGGACCTCTCCGGGACCGTCCACGCCATCGGCAAGGCCGGGCAGGGCCTGTGGCAGATCCGCACCGGCAAGAAGATCGACCTGGGCGTCAGCGTGAGCGACCAGGGCAGCGTCTACTTCGTGACCGACGGCGGCGGCCTGAACATCCTGCAGAAGCAGCGGCCGCTGGCCGTGGCCCCCTGGCCGACCTTCCACGCGAGCCCTGCCGCCTGGGGGCGCGTGCCCAGCGAGGCCGAACTGCAGGTGCAGGCGCAGGCCCGCCGCGCCGCTGCGACCGCCGTGCTGAGCGCTCCGAAACCGGTCGCGTCGGTCCCCGCGCCCCAGCCCGTCACGCCCCGCCCCACCCCGGCGCCGACCACCCCCCGCCCGACCCCGACTCCCTCAACGCCGGCTCCCGTCACCCCTGCGCCGTCCACCCCGGCCCCCGTCACCCCGGCGCCGGTCACGCCCCCACCGGCCCCGGTCGTCCGGACGCCCGCGCAACTGGCGCAGGACGCCGCCGACCGCGCCCGCAGCGCCGACGGGCAGGTGTTCCTGCCGCTGACCGAGGCGGCCGCCGCGCTCGGCCTGAACGTGCAGAACGTGACGGCCCGCACCGCCACGCTCGCCGTCGCCGACCGCCGCCTGCCGGTCACGGTCAGGCTGTTCGGCCGCGAGGCCTTCGTGCCGCTGGCCGCCCTGAGTGACCTGCCCGGCACGCGCGCCCGCCTGAATGCCGGCGCGGTCGTCCTCACGCGCGGCGACCAGGACGTCCGTTTCCCGCTGAGTGTCGCGAAACTCGTGCCGCTTCAGGGCAAACCCGAATTCCTGGGCCCGCTGCAGAAGTCCTGA
- a CDS encoding PEGA domain-containing protein, whose protein sequence is MTRVWAGLVLAGLLCGCVPAPLQAQPDALLNLRADLATPAARPVTGEQGLYRPPGPGTLRVQADRAAFVTSVVLPASGGARVQPAVKVEAGVPVTVALPGTLGFTQVFTVASLAPLNLDGAAGARSVKELSRVVQAAATGLPRGAYTVATTVYRVEPLGTLRVSAFPAGAQVRVNDRPVGLAPVTLPDLPEGQVTVSVTLGGYQPFSQRVTVRADATAEVEAVLRPVTGTLSVRSDVPARVWLGDCVLGETPLDLPARPGVLPLNVVPFDRTLKAQNLLVRVNANRVTALVCSVAGEFRCEVR, encoded by the coding sequence ATGACACGGGTGTGGGCAGGGCTGGTACTGGCAGGACTTCTGTGCGGGTGCGTGCCCGCGCCGCTGCAGGCTCAACCGGACGCGCTGCTGAACCTGCGGGCCGACCTGGCCACCCCGGCCGCCCGGCCCGTGACCGGCGAGCAGGGCCTGTACCGTCCGCCGGGGCCGGGAACCCTGCGGGTGCAGGCGGACCGCGCGGCGTTCGTGACCAGCGTGGTCCTGCCGGCCTCGGGGGGCGCGCGGGTGCAGCCAGCCGTGAAGGTCGAGGCGGGCGTGCCGGTCACGGTGGCGCTGCCCGGCACGCTGGGATTCACGCAGGTGTTCACGGTGGCCAGCCTGGCCCCGCTGAACCTGGACGGCGCGGCCGGCGCCCGCAGCGTGAAGGAGCTCTCGCGGGTGGTGCAGGCGGCCGCGACCGGCCTGCCGCGCGGGGCGTACACGGTCGCCACGACCGTCTACCGGGTCGAGCCGCTGGGCACCCTGCGGGTCTCGGCCTTCCCGGCGGGCGCGCAGGTGCGCGTGAATGACCGGCCGGTGGGCCTGGCGCCGGTCACGCTGCCGGACCTGCCGGAAGGGCAGGTGACGGTCAGCGTGACGCTGGGCGGGTACCAGCCGTTCTCGCAGCGTGTCACGGTCCGCGCGGACGCCACGGCCGAGGTCGAGGCGGTCCTGCGGCCCGTGACGGGCACCCTGAGTGTCCGCAGTGACGTGCCGGCGCGGGTGTGGCTGGGGGACTGCGTGCTCGGCGAGACGCCGCTGGACCTGCCCGCACGCCCCGGCGTGCTGCCGCTGAACGTGGTGCCGTTCGACCGCACCCTGAAAGCCCAGAACCTGCTGGTGCGCGTGAACGCCAACCGGGTCACGGCGCTTGTCTGCAGCGTGGCCGGTGAGTTCCGCTGCGAGGTCCGCTGA
- a CDS encoding MBL fold metallo-hydrolase, with amino-acid sequence MTAESAAPLLTPVLGDLYALQVPIPYPMKYVTVLIDRPRGGPVTMIDTALDTPEARQAIEDGLGALGLHWSDVDRVIITHHHPDHYGLAGVVEERSGASVHMLDVEIGRGERYWHLWEEWLPGHLKHMRDHGLPAESLNDMGADNRRGRERVHPASRVQPLREGQHVTLSGLEWEVLWLPGHADGHLGLWNEEQSVLIAGDAILPRISPNVGLYAYTRPDPLGDYLQTLGKLEALNPARAVVGHHGPVMEGVQARARELRDHHHERLDFMKAEAAREARSAYDLSLVMFNRDLNVSGRRFALAETLAHVEHLRLLGQLYRTWNEPRGVWLYHA; translated from the coding sequence ATGACTGCCGAGTCCGCCGCTCCGTTGCTGACGCCCGTGCTGGGTGACCTGTACGCCCTGCAGGTCCCGATTCCGTACCCCATGAAGTACGTGACGGTCCTGATCGACCGCCCACGGGGCGGGCCGGTCACGATGATCGACACGGCGCTCGATACGCCCGAGGCGCGTCAGGCCATCGAGGACGGCCTGGGCGCCCTGGGCCTGCACTGGTCGGACGTGGACCGTGTGATCATCACGCACCACCACCCCGACCACTACGGGCTGGCGGGCGTGGTGGAGGAACGCAGCGGCGCGTCCGTTCACATGCTGGATGTGGAGATCGGGCGTGGGGAACGCTACTGGCACCTGTGGGAGGAGTGGCTGCCCGGCCACCTGAAGCACATGCGTGACCACGGCCTGCCGGCCGAGTCCCTGAACGACATGGGTGCCGACAACCGCCGGGGCCGCGAGCGGGTTCACCCGGCCTCGCGCGTGCAGCCGCTGCGCGAGGGGCAGCACGTCACCCTCTCCGGCCTGGAGTGGGAGGTGCTGTGGCTGCCCGGTCACGCGGACGGGCACCTGGGCCTGTGGAACGAGGAGCAGAGCGTCCTGATCGCCGGGGACGCCATCCTGCCGCGCATCAGTCCGAACGTGGGCCTGTACGCGTACACCCGCCCGGACCCGCTGGGTGACTACCTGCAGACCCTGGGCAAACTGGAGGCCCTGAACCCGGCCCGCGCCGTCGTCGGGCATCACGGGCCGGTCATGGAGGGCGTGCAGGCCCGCGCGCGGGAACTGCGTGACCATCACCACGAGCGGCTGGATTTCATGAAGGCCGAGGCGGCCCGCGAGGCCCGCAGCGCCTACGACCTGTCGCTGGTGATGTTCAACCGCGACCTGAACGTCTCGGGGCGCCGCTTCGCGCTGGCCGAGACGCTCGCGCACGTGGAGCACCTGCGCCTGCTGGGGCAGCTGTACCGCACCTGGAACGAGCCGCGCGGCGTGTGGCTGTACCACGCGTGA
- a CDS encoding citrate/2-methylcitrate synthase, whose amino-acid sequence MTNIAKGLEGVLFTESKLTFINGTEGILTHLGIPIQEWAENSTFEELSLALLDGQLPTAAQLATFDADLKANRAIPDALAQVIRDMPRGVHPMQALRTAVSYLGLLDPQAEDTTPEARRAIATRMIAQFSTIIAAINRAQEGQEIVAPRMDLTHAGNFLYMLTGKEPTPEQARLFDIALVLHVDHGMNASTFTAIATSSTLSDMYSCMTSAIGALKGPLHGGANEAVMDMLDEVGTPDKAEGYITKKLDNKEKIMGVGHRVYKYFDPRSRVLRDYAEVVANKEGKSNYYQILETIEKVVVDRIGSKGIYPNVDFYSGTVYSDLGIRKEFFTPIFALARISGWCASVIEYTRDNRLLRPDAVYTGATDAHYVQLQDRQ is encoded by the coding sequence ATGACGAACATCGCCAAAGGGCTCGAAGGCGTCCTCTTTACGGAGAGCAAACTCACGTTCATCAACGGGACCGAAGGCATCCTGACCCACCTGGGCATCCCCATTCAGGAGTGGGCGGAGAACAGCACCTTCGAGGAACTGTCCCTCGCCCTGCTGGACGGCCAGCTGCCCACCGCCGCGCAACTCGCCACGTTCGACGCGGACCTGAAGGCCAACCGCGCCATTCCCGACGCGCTCGCGCAGGTCATCCGTGACATGCCGCGCGGCGTTCACCCCATGCAGGCGCTGCGCACGGCCGTGTCGTACCTGGGACTGCTGGACCCGCAGGCCGAGGACACCACCCCGGAAGCGCGCCGCGCCATCGCCACGCGCATGATCGCGCAGTTCTCCACCATCATCGCCGCCATCAACCGCGCGCAGGAAGGTCAGGAGATCGTCGCGCCCCGCATGGACCTCACGCACGCCGGGAACTTCCTGTACATGCTGACCGGCAAGGAACCCACCCCCGAGCAGGCCCGCCTGTTCGACATCGCCCTGGTCCTGCACGTCGACCACGGCATGAACGCCAGCACCTTCACCGCCATCGCCACGAGCAGCACCCTGTCGGACATGTACTCCTGCATGACCAGCGCCATCGGCGCCCTGAAAGGCCCGCTGCACGGCGGCGCGAACGAGGCCGTCATGGACATGCTCGACGAGGTCGGCACGCCCGACAAGGCCGAGGGGTACATCACGAAGAAACTCGACAACAAAGAGAAGATCATGGGCGTCGGGCACCGCGTGTACAAGTACTTCGACCCCCGCTCGCGCGTCCTGCGCGACTACGCCGAGGTGGTGGCGAACAAGGAAGGCAAGAGCAACTACTACCAGATCCTGGAAACCATCGAGAAGGTCGTCGTGGACCGCATCGGGTCCAAGGGCATCTACCCGAACGTCGACTTCTACAGCGGCACCGTGTACAGCGACCTGGGCATCCGCAAGGAGTTCTTCACGCCGATCTTCGCGCTGGCCCGCATCAGCGGCTGGTGCGCCAGCGTGATCGAGTACACCCGTGACAACCGCCTGCTGCGTCCCGACGCCGTGTACACCGGCGCCACCGACGCGCACTACGTGCAACTGCAGGACCGCCAGTAA
- the tsaB gene encoding tRNA (adenosine(37)-N6)-threonylcarbamoyltransferase complex dimerization subunit type 1 TsaB, translating to MSTAAAPAPTVILALDTATPWLTLALRWPGGERVVSREVGRAHAELLPGAVAELFAGAGLPLRADLVVIGTGPGSYTGVRVGASYALGLARVWGAAVRGVSTLEALVTGDGPQAVSMDARKGNVYGAAYDVRAGTVVGVRHAPAKHSLEDFAALTAPLPHHRDPAPDGLALLRAGLAHGADRWELAYL from the coding sequence ATGAGTACCGCCGCTGCGCCCGCCCCCACCGTGATTCTCGCCCTGGATACCGCCACGCCCTGGCTGACGCTGGCGCTGCGCTGGCCCGGCGGGGAGCGCGTGGTATCCCGCGAGGTGGGCCGCGCGCACGCCGAACTTCTGCCCGGCGCGGTCGCCGAGCTGTTCGCGGGGGCGGGCCTGCCGCTGCGGGCCGATCTGGTGGTCATCGGGACCGGCCCCGGCTCGTACACGGGCGTGCGGGTCGGCGCGAGCTACGCGCTGGGGCTCGCGCGGGTGTGGGGCGCGGCGGTGCGTGGCGTGAGCACCCTGGAGGCCCTGGTGACCGGGGACGGCCCGCAGGCGGTGTCGATGGACGCCCGCAAGGGCAACGTGTACGGCGCGGCATACGACGTGAGGGCCGGCACGGTCGTGGGGGTGCGCCACGCCCCTGCCAAGCACAGCCTGGAGGACTTCGCGGCCCTGACCGCGCCTCTCCCCCATCACCGCGACCCCGCCCCGGACGGCCTGGCGCTGCTGCGCGCCGGACTGGCTCACGGCGCAGACAGGTGGGAACTGGCGTACCTGTAA